A portion of the Natronococcus sp. AD-5 genome contains these proteins:
- a CDS encoding FxLYD domain-containing protein, translated as MRRRKVLLGTGVVWSTIIAGCADDVASDEEDGNGDEGDDTGTDDATDGENGDDSGADDDGEGGEGGLEDEETIEGLAIVEHELVEEEYAVSVAGVVANDTGEELGSVEVSAVFYDADGERIDDSVTKTAGLADGEEWAFEMMVVGDPEEIDDYTIAITGAVPSERTVT; from the coding sequence ATGCGTAGACGCAAGGTGCTGCTCGGCACGGGCGTTGTATGGTCGACGATTATCGCAGGATGCGCCGATGACGTCGCTTCGGACGAAGAAGATGGAAACGGAGATGAAGGCGACGACACTGGTACTGACGATGCAACTGATGGAGAGAACGGCGACGATAGCGGCGCCGATGACGACGGAGAAGGCGGCGAGGGAGGACTCGAGGACGAGGAGACGATCGAGGGACTCGCAATCGTCGAGCACGAACTCGTCGAAGAGGAGTACGCCGTCTCGGTTGCGGGAGTCGTCGCCAACGACACGGGCGAGGAACTCGGTTCCGTTGAAGTGAGTGCCGTATTCTACGACGCGGACGGCGAGCGGATCGACGATTCCGTCACGAAGACCGCCGGTCTGGCGGACGGCGAGGAGTGGGCGTTCGAGATGATGGTCGTAGGAGATCCGGAGGAGATCGACGACTACACGATCGCGATAACGGGTGCAGTCCCGTCCGAGAGGACGGTCACGTAG
- a CDS encoding DUF7576 family protein, producing the protein METCPVCGEELYENREEKIVTLYQGKNYHFCSTDHRDEFEEHPGEYM; encoded by the coding sequence ATGGAAACGTGCCCCGTCTGCGGCGAGGAGCTCTACGAGAACCGGGAAGAAAAGATCGTAACCCTGTATCAGGGGAAAAATTACCACTTCTGTTCGACCGATCATCGGGACGAGTTCGAAGAACACCCCGGAGAGTACATGTAA
- a CDS encoding pro-sigmaK processing inhibitor BofA family protein translates to MVTGLEILLLVLVLAVVLGATTIIQTIRPFIVNAVVGLLALFLAQAIFGLSMAVTPVALVIVAIGGLPGSLLVILLSLFGVAFVP, encoded by the coding sequence ATGGTTACAGGACTCGAGATCCTCCTACTGGTACTCGTTCTCGCCGTCGTACTGGGCGCCACGACGATCATCCAGACGATCAGGCCGTTCATCGTCAACGCGGTCGTCGGACTGCTGGCGTTGTTCCTCGCCCAGGCGATATTCGGGCTCTCGATGGCCGTGACGCCCGTCGCCCTCGTGATCGTCGCGATCGGCGGGCTTCCCGGCTCGCTGCTCGTCATCCTGCTCTCGCTGTTCGGCGTCGCCTTCGTTCCCTGA
- a CDS encoding DEAD/DEAH box helicase: protein MSQQVQDVETIFCHETGNDYLVVVQRDGKRLFRAKLGLSETSAGPRPAKFRLKQGSSEEPRQPDEFVELARRARRIRISEQTSPEGRRELREMLGGYQLEDKTKTVRTCRYCASVGRYSPITTETAVKDDADWICRDCARQELERQLSYSGGGEVTGAAKERLEELMLEVQDLERIVNLLKGQLDPDLTKFDTISATVDEVDPVRVDSLNLHPGLQGLLEDRFETLLPVQSLSVENGLFDGDDQLVVSATATGKTLVGEMAGINRVLNGKGKMLFLVPLVALANQKHEDFQDEYGHLVDVSLRVGASRITVSGNRFDPDADVIVGTYEGIDHALRTGKDLGDIGTVVIDEVHTLKEDERGHRLDGLISRLKYTTERRAKRRDDYGGAQWVYLSATVGNPQHLSEALESKLIEFEERPVPIERHVTFADGQEKVRVENKLVKREFDTESSKGYRGQTIIFTNSRRRCHEISRKLEYSAAPYHAGLDYKRRKQVERQFGEQELSAVVTTAALAAGVDFPASQVVFDSLAMGIEWLSVQEFHQMLGRAGRPDYHDEGKVYVLVEPDCAYHNSMEMSEDEVAFKLLKGEMESVMTHYDEDAAVEETLANIAVGGRATKALNDRMLGEVPTKHAVGKLLQYDFIDGFEPTPLGRVVTEHFLSPDEAFTLVDGIRKETHPYELIADIELRDDEL, encoded by the coding sequence GTGTCGCAGCAGGTCCAGGACGTCGAAACCATTTTCTGTCACGAAACGGGCAACGACTACCTCGTCGTCGTCCAGCGAGACGGCAAGCGGCTGTTCCGGGCGAAGCTCGGCCTCTCGGAGACCTCCGCGGGGCCCCGGCCCGCCAAGTTCCGTCTGAAGCAGGGCTCGAGCGAGGAACCCCGCCAGCCCGACGAGTTCGTCGAACTCGCCCGCCGAGCGCGGCGGATCCGCATCTCCGAGCAGACCTCCCCGGAGGGCCGTCGCGAACTCCGGGAGATGCTCGGCGGCTACCAGCTCGAGGACAAGACCAAGACCGTCCGGACCTGCCGCTACTGCGCCTCCGTGGGCCGGTACTCGCCGATCACCACCGAGACCGCGGTCAAGGACGACGCGGACTGGATCTGCCGGGACTGCGCCCGCCAGGAGCTCGAACGCCAGCTCTCGTACTCGGGCGGCGGCGAGGTCACCGGCGCCGCGAAGGAGCGCCTCGAGGAACTCATGCTCGAGGTTCAGGATCTGGAGCGGATCGTCAACCTGCTGAAGGGGCAGCTCGATCCCGACCTGACGAAGTTCGACACCATCTCGGCGACGGTCGACGAGGTCGATCCCGTCCGGGTGGACTCGCTGAACCTCCATCCGGGACTCCAGGGGCTGCTCGAGGATCGGTTCGAGACCCTGCTCCCGGTGCAGAGCCTCTCGGTCGAGAACGGCCTGTTCGACGGTGACGACCAGCTCGTCGTCTCAGCGACGGCGACCGGGAAGACCCTGGTCGGCGAGATGGCCGGGATCAACCGCGTCCTCAACGGCAAGGGGAAGATGCTCTTTCTCGTGCCGCTCGTCGCGCTCGCGAACCAGAAACACGAGGACTTCCAGGACGAGTACGGCCACCTCGTCGACGTCTCCCTTCGCGTCGGTGCGAGTCGGATCACCGTCAGCGGCAACCGGTTCGACCCCGACGCCGACGTCATCGTCGGCACCTACGAGGGAATCGACCACGCGCTGCGAACGGGCAAGGACCTCGGCGACATCGGCACGGTCGTCATCGACGAGGTCCACACCCTCAAGGAAGACGAGCGCGGCCACCGACTGGACGGGCTGATCTCGCGGCTCAAGTACACTACCGAACGGCGCGCGAAGCGTCGGGACGACTACGGCGGCGCCCAGTGGGTCTACCTCTCGGCGACCGTCGGCAACCCCCAGCACCTCTCCGAGGCGCTCGAGTCGAAACTCATCGAGTTCGAGGAGCGACCGGTGCCGATCGAGCGCCACGTCACGTTCGCCGACGGCCAGGAGAAGGTGCGAGTGGAGAACAAACTCGTCAAACGCGAGTTCGACACCGAGTCCTCGAAGGGGTATCGGGGGCAGACGATCATCTTCACGAATTCCCGCAGGCGATGTCACGAGATCTCGAGGAAGCTCGAGTACTCCGCCGCGCCGTACCACGCCGGGCTGGACTACAAGCGTCGGAAACAGGTCGAACGGCAGTTCGGCGAGCAGGAGCTGTCGGCGGTGGTCACGACCGCCGCCCTCGCGGCCGGCGTCGACTTTCCGGCTTCGCAGGTCGTCTTCGACTCGCTGGCGATGGGCATCGAGTGGCTCTCCGTCCAGGAGTTCCACCAGATGCTCGGCCGCGCGGGGCGACCGGACTACCACGACGAGGGAAAGGTGTACGTGCTCGTCGAGCCCGACTGCGCCTACCACAACTCGATGGAGATGTCCGAGGACGAGGTCGCCTTCAAGCTGCTGAAGGGGGAGATGGAGTCGGTGATGACCCACTACGACGAGGACGCCGCCGTCGAGGAGACGCTGGCGAACATCGCGGTCGGCGGCAGGGCCACCAAGGCGCTCAACGATCGGATGCTCGGCGAGGTGCCGACGAAACACGCCGTCGGAAAACTGCTGCAGTACGACTTCATCGACGGCTTCGAGCCGACGCCGCTGGGACGCGTCGTGACTGAGCACTTCCTCTCGCCCGACGAGGCGTTCACGCTGGTGGACGGGATCCGGAAGGAGACCCACCCGTACGAACTGATCGCGGACATCGAACTGCGCGACGACGAACTCTAG
- a CDS encoding ABC transporter substrate-binding protein, whose product MTDERNRTRRTVLRTGGVIAGGIALAGCISGGDDGGGGSTDGDSYAVTMPPVGDVEFESAPETWVANNGSWADMGVALGQDPPEALWMPSRYHTHYYDEIPDVGVDGESIDALYEDGAGVDKEKFYDYEADVHVIDPNFLQNRYDGWDESDVDDVEQIAPFFGNSIFSREYEWHDDYEYLTLYEAFEKLSQVFQEEERYDAFESLHGEFQSALEDVVPPEGDRPAVAILWPNGDGTFLPYLISEGTSFKQWRDLGVRDALAESDVDDFHSSRGQVDYETLLEIDPEIILCRGYEGSSAEEFRETVVADMEGDAAGSKLTAVQNDDVYRGGPLYQGPITNLVVTQRAAEQVYDVDERLFDPQAVSDIVNGDA is encoded by the coding sequence ATGACCGACGAACGGAACCGAACGAGACGGACCGTCCTTCGGACGGGTGGAGTGATCGCCGGCGGAATCGCGCTCGCAGGCTGTATCAGCGGTGGAGACGACGGTGGCGGTGGTTCGACGGACGGCGACTCGTACGCGGTAACGATGCCGCCGGTCGGTGACGTCGAGTTCGAGAGCGCCCCGGAGACGTGGGTCGCCAACAACGGCAGCTGGGCCGACATGGGCGTTGCGCTGGGCCAGGATCCGCCGGAAGCCCTCTGGATGCCGTCGCGCTATCACACGCACTACTACGACGAGATCCCGGACGTCGGCGTCGACGGGGAGTCGATCGACGCGCTGTACGAGGACGGCGCCGGCGTCGACAAGGAGAAGTTCTACGACTACGAGGCCGACGTCCACGTCATCGATCCCAACTTTCTGCAGAACCGGTACGACGGCTGGGACGAAAGCGACGTCGACGACGTCGAGCAGATCGCGCCGTTTTTCGGCAACAGCATCTTCTCGAGGGAGTACGAGTGGCACGACGACTACGAGTACCTCACGCTGTACGAGGCCTTCGAGAAACTGTCGCAGGTATTCCAGGAAGAGGAGCGCTACGACGCGTTCGAGAGCCTCCACGGCGAGTTCCAGTCGGCGCTCGAGGACGTCGTGCCGCCGGAAGGCGACCGACCCGCGGTCGCGATCCTGTGGCCGAACGGCGACGGCACGTTCCTCCCGTATCTCATCAGCGAGGGGACGAGCTTCAAACAGTGGCGCGACCTCGGCGTTCGCGACGCCCTCGCCGAGAGCGACGTCGACGACTTCCACAGTTCGCGCGGCCAGGTGGACTACGAGACGCTGCTCGAGATCGACCCCGAGATCATCCTGTGTCGCGGATACGAAGGCTCGAGCGCCGAGGAGTTCCGGGAGACAGTCGTGGCGGACATGGAGGGCGACGCCGCCGGCAGCAAGTTGACCGCCGTCCAGAACGACGACGTCTACCGCGGCGGTCCGCTCTATCAGGGCCCGATCACGAACCTCGTCGTCACGCAGCGCGCGGCCGAACAGGTGTACGACGTCGACGAACGACTGTTCGACCCGCAGGCCGTCAGCGATATCGTCAACGGAGACGCGTAA
- a CDS encoding ABC transporter ATP-binding protein encodes MAQTQQNADREQGRITDGDGVAVESAVIGDGLELSYPTSEETVVDCARIDIPEGAVTALVGPNGSGKSTLLKGLSNHLEPDAGTITIHGEDLGSFDRKELARELGVLSQENDSLDSVTVEDLVYHGRYPHRGFFDGVSGEDHEAVERAIDLAGIEQLRDAELGQLSGGQKQLAWIAMVLAQDTDVLLLDEPTTFLDVHHQFRVLETIRQLNERKGVTVAVILHDISQAARFADYLIAMCDGELYDWGPPEEVVTEQLLADVFGVEATVAYDPELQVLPKRALPKR; translated from the coding sequence ATGGCACAAACACAGCAGAACGCGGACCGGGAACAGGGACGAATCACCGACGGAGACGGCGTCGCCGTCGAAAGCGCAGTGATCGGCGACGGCCTCGAGCTCAGTTACCCGACCAGCGAGGAGACCGTCGTCGACTGTGCGCGCATCGACATTCCCGAGGGGGCGGTGACCGCACTGGTCGGACCGAACGGCAGCGGAAAGAGTACGCTCCTGAAAGGGCTCTCGAACCACCTCGAACCGGACGCGGGAACGATCACGATCCACGGGGAGGACCTGGGCTCGTTCGACCGGAAGGAGCTGGCGCGCGAACTGGGCGTCCTCTCGCAGGAGAACGACTCGCTGGACTCGGTCACCGTCGAAGACCTCGTCTATCACGGCCGCTACCCGCACCGGGGCTTCTTCGACGGCGTCAGCGGCGAGGATCACGAGGCGGTCGAACGCGCGATCGATCTGGCGGGGATCGAACAGCTCCGCGACGCCGAACTCGGCCAGTTGAGCGGCGGCCAGAAGCAGCTCGCCTGGATCGCCATGGTGCTCGCGCAGGATACGGACGTGCTGTTGCTCGACGAGCCGACGACGTTCCTCGACGTCCACCACCAGTTTCGCGTCCTCGAGACGATCCGCCAGCTCAACGAACGGAAGGGCGTCACCGTCGCCGTCATCCTCCACGATATCTCGCAGGCGGCTCGCTTTGCGGATTACTTGATCGCGATGTGCGACGGCGAACTGTACGACTGGGGGCCGCCCGAGGAAGTCGTGACCGAACAGCTGCTCGCCGACGTCTTCGGCGTCGAGGCCACGGTCGCGTACGATCCCGAGCTACAGGTGCTACCCAAGCGCGCACTACCGAAGCGGTGA
- a CDS encoding FecCD family ABC transporter permease, with product MGEAKSVGGYAAAREREGWVTGTLVLFCLASTVVTVVAGLIQVSFGEYSMTFVEAWRAVFNPAVIFNFEAWSAFLFGTEPPEMSTRSVVVWNLRLPRVFVGIIAGATLAVSGAIFQAVTRNELASPFVLGVSSGAGFAVLATLVVFSGLSPFLPLIAALGGTLAFVVVYTIAWKGGTSPVRLVLAGVIVNMVFQSLQQGLFFFADDLGVVQSAIAWITGSLTGTGWGEVRIAVLPAILSIAIAIAGARQLNVLMLGENTARSLGMRVERVRFFLSALAILAASVAIAIAGIVSFFGLVVPHIVRNTVGSDYRQLMIGCVFAGPALMVTADVAARLALGGTQMPVGVVTGLIGGPYFLYLMRKQQSMGEL from the coding sequence ATGGGAGAAGCGAAGTCGGTCGGGGGATACGCGGCCGCCCGGGAGCGAGAGGGCTGGGTGACGGGGACGCTCGTCCTCTTTTGCCTGGCGAGTACGGTCGTTACCGTCGTCGCCGGACTGATACAGGTGAGTTTCGGGGAGTACTCGATGACGTTCGTCGAAGCCTGGCGGGCAGTGTTCAACCCCGCAGTGATCTTCAATTTCGAGGCCTGGTCGGCGTTTCTGTTCGGAACGGAGCCGCCGGAGATGAGCACCCGGAGCGTCGTCGTCTGGAACCTCCGGCTGCCGCGGGTGTTCGTCGGGATCATCGCCGGCGCGACGCTCGCGGTCTCCGGAGCGATCTTTCAGGCAGTAACGCGCAACGAACTGGCGAGCCCCTTCGTACTGGGCGTCAGCTCGGGTGCCGGGTTCGCCGTTCTGGCGACGCTCGTCGTCTTCAGCGGCCTCTCGCCGTTCCTGCCGCTGATCGCCGCGCTGGGCGGAACGCTCGCGTTCGTGGTCGTCTACACGATTGCCTGGAAGGGGGGAACGAGCCCCGTCCGGCTCGTACTCGCCGGCGTCATCGTGAACATGGTCTTCCAGTCGCTCCAGCAGGGGTTGTTCTTCTTCGCGGACGATCTGGGCGTCGTCCAGAGCGCGATCGCCTGGATCACGGGATCGCTGACCGGCACCGGCTGGGGAGAGGTTCGGATCGCGGTCCTGCCGGCGATCCTCTCGATCGCGATCGCGATCGCCGGCGCGCGGCAACTGAACGTATTGATGCTCGGCGAGAATACCGCTCGATCGCTCGGCATGCGCGTCGAGCGGGTTCGATTTTTCCTCTCGGCTCTCGCGATCCTTGCCGCGAGCGTCGCCATCGCGATCGCGGGTATCGTCAGCTTCTTCGGGCTCGTCGTCCCCCACATCGTTCGGAACACGGTGGGAAGCGACTACCGACAGCTGATGATCGGCTGCGTCTTCGCCGGCCCCGCGCTGATGGTCACCGCCGACGTCGCCGCCCGACTCGCGCTGGGGGGCACGCAGATGCCCGTCGGCGTCGTTACCGGCCTGATCGGCGGCCCGTACTTCCTCTACCTGATGCGCAAGCAGCAATCGATGGGTGAGCTATAA
- a CDS encoding diaminobutyrate--2-oxoglutarate transaminase, with protein sequence MSYLEHGNERILAQQAERESSARTYPRHLPFAIREARGATVTDMDGNEYYDCLAGAGTLALGHNHPRVVEAVERVLEADRPLHTLDISTPAKERFVDSLFESLPDEFARSAKIQFCSPAGTDAVEAALKLVKTATGNRSVLGFQGAYHGMTNGALSLMGDTDAKEPVPGLASDVHHLPYPYDYRCPFGIGGDEGHRTASRYVEHLLSDPESGITDPAGMILEPVQGEAGAVPAPDAWLRAIRRITRERDVPLIVDEIQTGLGRTGELYAFERADIVPDIVTLSKAVGGGLPLAVVVYDESLDVWEPGAHAGTFRGNQLAMAAGEATIDYVLENDLDDHAADVGARLRDRLESTAGRFDVVGDVRGRGLMLGVEFVDEDADWRGPGPHAPDGDLAEAVQAECVDRGLVVELGGRESATARFLPPLIVSREQVDEIATIFDEAVAAAVRGRERTREVSA encoded by the coding sequence GTGAGCTACCTCGAGCACGGGAACGAGCGGATCCTCGCGCAGCAGGCGGAGCGCGAATCCAGCGCGCGGACGTATCCGCGCCACCTGCCGTTCGCCATCCGCGAGGCTCGCGGCGCGACCGTGACGGACATGGACGGGAACGAGTACTACGATTGCCTCGCGGGCGCGGGGACGCTCGCGCTCGGCCACAACCACCCTCGCGTCGTCGAGGCCGTCGAGCGCGTCCTCGAGGCGGACCGACCGCTCCACACGCTCGACATTTCCACGCCCGCGAAGGAGCGCTTCGTCGATTCGCTCTTCGAGAGCCTCCCCGACGAGTTCGCTCGGTCCGCGAAGATCCAGTTCTGCAGCCCGGCCGGAACGGACGCCGTCGAAGCGGCCCTGAAGCTCGTCAAGACGGCGACGGGCAACCGGAGCGTGCTGGGGTTCCAGGGGGCGTACCACGGAATGACGAACGGCGCGCTCAGCCTGATGGGCGACACCGACGCCAAGGAGCCCGTTCCGGGGCTCGCGAGCGACGTCCACCACCTGCCCTACCCGTACGACTACCGCTGCCCCTTCGGTATCGGCGGCGACGAAGGACACCGCACCGCCAGCCGGTACGTCGAACACCTCCTCTCCGACCCCGAGAGCGGGATCACGGACCCCGCCGGGATGATCCTCGAGCCCGTTCAGGGCGAGGCGGGGGCGGTACCCGCTCCCGACGCGTGGCTTCGAGCGATCCGACGGATCACCCGCGAGCGCGACGTTCCGCTGATCGTCGACGAGATCCAGACGGGACTCGGTCGCACGGGCGAACTGTACGCCTTCGAACGCGCCGATATCGTGCCCGACATCGTCACGCTCTCGAAGGCCGTCGGCGGCGGGCTGCCGCTCGCGGTCGTCGTCTACGACGAGTCCCTCGACGTCTGGGAGCCCGGAGCGCACGCCGGCACCTTCCGCGGGAACCAGCTCGCGATGGCCGCCGGCGAGGCGACGATCGACTACGTCCTCGAGAACGACCTCGACGACCACGCCGCCGACGTCGGAGCTCGCCTGCGCGACCGCCTCGAGTCGACCGCCGGTCGGTTCGACGTCGTCGGCGACGTGCGCGGTCGCGGCCTGATGCTGGGCGTCGAGTTCGTCGACGAGGACGCCGACTGGCGGGGCCCGGGCCCACACGCTCCGGACGGCGACCTCGCCGAGGCCGTCCAGGCGGAGTGCGTCGACCGCGGTCTCGTCGTCGAACTCGGCGGGAGAGAGAGCGCCACCGCCCGCTTCCTGCCGCCGCTGATCGTCTCGAGGGAGCAGGTCGACGAGATCGCGACGATCTTCGACGAAGCAGTCGCGGCCGCCGTCCGAGGACGGGAACGAACGCGGGAGGTGAGCGCATGA
- a CDS encoding pyridoxal phosphate-dependent decarboxylase family protein translates to MSADGLFLGTDRGDAAYREAMERATDAVLAAFADRENPYSGASPDALAARFDDPVVPEDGQGLDATVDEVADRVLAHSVHTSNPRCAAHLQCPPMIPGLAAETLLAAANQSLDSFDQAPAATVLEERVVDALCDLFGLPAGADGVFTSGGTQSNFQALLLARDRYCARRFDRDVQAEGLPPEADSLRILCSEEAHFTGKQAAHHLGLGEDAVVTVPTDDERRMDPDALDAVLADLERRDAEPFALVGTAGTTDFGSVDPLAALADRAAERGLWFHADAAYGGALALSDEHDALLEGLERADSVAVDFHKLFYQPISCGAFLLRDGDEFRWMARNAAYLNPEEHDEGDIPNLVSKSVQTTRRFDALKPYVAFRALGRSGMAALVDRTLELADEAATLLESADDFELLGEPALNAVVFRYRPRADMSDEDASRLNAAVRRDLLRDGRAIVARTEVDGVTSLKLTLLNPTATLEDVAATLEAVRECGTGIAEVREVIA, encoded by the coding sequence ATGAGCGCCGACGGACTGTTTCTCGGAACCGATCGCGGCGACGCCGCGTACCGGGAGGCGATGGAGCGGGCGACCGACGCGGTTCTCGCCGCGTTCGCGGATCGCGAGAATCCTTACTCGGGAGCGTCGCCGGACGCGCTCGCTGCGCGGTTCGACGACCCCGTCGTCCCCGAGGATGGGCAGGGTCTCGACGCGACCGTCGACGAGGTGGCCGATCGCGTCCTGGCGCACTCGGTCCACACGTCGAATCCGCGGTGTGCGGCGCACCTCCAGTGTCCGCCGATGATTCCCGGGCTGGCGGCCGAGACGCTGCTCGCCGCGGCGAACCAGTCGCTGGACTCGTTCGACCAGGCGCCCGCCGCGACGGTGCTCGAGGAGCGCGTCGTCGACGCGCTCTGCGACCTGTTCGGCCTCCCCGCGGGCGCGGACGGCGTCTTCACGAGCGGCGGGACGCAGTCGAACTTCCAGGCGCTGTTGCTCGCCCGCGATCGCTACTGCGCCCGTCGGTTCGATCGGGACGTGCAGGCCGAGGGGCTCCCGCCGGAAGCCGACTCGCTTCGAATCCTCTGCTCCGAGGAAGCTCACTTCACGGGAAAGCAGGCCGCCCACCACCTCGGGCTCGGTGAGGACGCCGTGGTCACCGTCCCGACCGACGACGAGCGCCGGATGGATCCCGACGCGCTCGACGCGGTGCTCGCCGACCTCGAGCGCCGGGACGCGGAACCGTTCGCGCTCGTCGGCACCGCGGGCACCACCGACTTCGGAAGCGTCGATCCGCTCGCGGCCCTCGCCGATCGGGCCGCCGAGCGCGGACTCTGGTTCCACGCGGACGCGGCCTACGGCGGCGCGCTCGCGCTGAGCGACGAGCACGACGCGCTCCTCGAGGGACTCGAGCGAGCCGACTCCGTCGCCGTCGACTTCCACAAGCTGTTCTACCAGCCGATCAGCTGCGGGGCGTTCCTGCTACGCGACGGCGACGAGTTCCGGTGGATGGCCCGCAACGCAGCGTACTTAAACCCCGAGGAGCACGACGAAGGGGACATTCCGAACCTCGTCTCGAAGTCGGTCCAGACGACGCGCCGGTTCGACGCCCTGAAGCCGTACGTCGCGTTCCGTGCCCTCGGTCGGTCGGGAATGGCGGCGCTCGTCGACCGAACGCTCGAGTTGGCCGACGAGGCGGCGACGCTCCTCGAGTCGGCCGACGACTTCGAACTGCTGGGCGAGCCCGCGCTGAACGCCGTCGTCTTCCGTTACCGGCCGCGAGCGGACATGAGCGACGAGGACGCGAGCCGGCTGAACGCCGCCGTTCGGCGAGACCTCCTCCGCGACGGCCGCGCGATCGTGGCCCGTACCGAGGTCGACGGCGTGACCAGTCTGAAGCTCACGCTGCTGAATCCGACCGCGACGCTCGAGGACGTCGCGGCGACGCTCGAGGCCGTCCGCGAGTGCGGAACCGGGATCGCCGAGGTCCGGGAGGTGATCGCATGA